A section of the Alligator mississippiensis isolate rAllMis1 chromosome 8, rAllMis1, whole genome shotgun sequence genome encodes:
- the SMC1A gene encoding structural maintenance of chromosomes protein 1A isoform X2: protein MRERGNGKMGPGCLSSLGSDPPDRIPPPDNPGKSNLMDAISFVLGEKTSNLRVKTLRDLIHGAPVGKPAASRAYVSMVYAEDGAEDRTFARVIVGSSSEYKINNRVVQLSEYSEELEKLGILIKARNFLVFQGAVESIAMKNPKERTALFEEISRAGELAPEYDKRKKEMVKAEEDTQFNYHRKKNIAAERKEAKQEKEEADRYQRLKDEVVRAQVQLQLFKLYHNEAEIEKLNKELALKNKEIDKDKKRMDRVEDELKDKKKELGKMMREQQQIEKEIKEKDSELNQKRPQYIKAKENTAHKIKKLEAAKKSLQNAQKQYKKRKGDMDELEKEMGAVEKARQEFEERMEEESQSQGRDLTLEENQVKKYHRLKEEASKRAATLAQELEKFNRDQKADQDRLDLEERKKVETEAKIKQKLREIEENQKRIEKLEEYIATSKQSLEEQKKLEGELTEGVELAKRRIDEINKELNQVMEQLGDARIDRQESSRQQRKAEIMESIKRLYPGSVYGRLIDLCQPTQKKYQIAVTKVLGKNMDAIIVDSEKTGRDCIQYIKEQRGEPETFLPLDYLEVKPTDEKLRELKGAKLVIDVIRYEPPHIKKALQYACGNALVCDNVEDARRIAFGGHQRHKTVALDGTLFQKSGVISGGASDLKAKARRWDEKAVDKLKEKKERLTEELKEQMKAKRKEAELRQVQSQAHGLQMRLKYSQSDLEQTKTRHLALNLQEKSKLESELANFGPRINDIKRIIQGREREMKDLKEKMNQVEDEVFEEFCREIGVRNIREFEEEKVKRQNEIAKKRLEFENQKTRLGIQLDFEKNQLKEDQEKVTMWEQSVRKDEAEIEKLKKEEQRHMKIIDETMAQLQDLKNQHLAKKSEVNDKNHEMEEIRKKLGGANKEMTHLQKEVTAIETKLEQKRSDRHNLLQACKMQDIKLPLAKGTMDDISQEEGGAHGEEAGGSSQRTSSMYAREALIEIDYSDLSDELKDAQAEDEIRQEMAQLQQRLTEQQSVLQRIAAPNMKAMEKLESVRDKFQETSDEFEAARKRAKKAKQAFEQIKKERFDRFNACFESVATNIDEIYKALSRNSSAQAFLGPENPEEPYLDGINYNCVAPGKRFRPMDNLSGGEKTVAALALLFAIHSYKPAPFFVLDEIDAALDNTNIGKVANYIKEQSTCNFQAIVISLKEEFYTKAESLIGVYPEQGDCVISKVLTFDLTKYPDANPNPNEQ from the exons ATGAGGGAGAGAGGCAACGGCAAGATGGGTCCTGGATGCCTGAGCTCCCTTGGCTCTGATCCACCAGACCGTATCCCTCCACCAGACAACCCAG ggaagTCAAACTTGATGGATGCCATCAGCTTCGTGCTGGGTGAGAAGACAAGCAACCTGCGGGTGAAGACTCTGCGGGACCTAATCCATGGGGCACCAGTAGGGAAGCCGGCTGCCAGCCGCGCCTATGTCAGCATGGTGTACGCGGAGGATGGCGCTGAGGATCGCACCTTTGCACGTGTCATCGTTG GCAGCTCCTCAGAGTACAAGATCAACAACCGGGTGGTGCAGTTGAGTGAATATAGTGAGGAGCTAGAGAAGCTGGGCATCCTCATCAAGGCGCGCAACTTCCTTGTCTTTCAG ggggcagtggagtCGATTGCCATGAAGAACCCCAAGGAGCGCACAGCACTCTTTGAGGAGATCAGCCgggctggggagctggctccTGAGTATGACAAGCGCAAGAAGGAGATGGTGAAGGCTGAAGAGGACACACAGTTCAACTACCATCGCAAGAAAAACATAGCTGCAGAGCGCAAGGAGGCCaagcaggagaaggaagag GCGGACCGGTACCAGCGGCTGAAGGATGAGGTGGTACGAgcccaggtgcagctgcagctctttAAGCTGTATCACAATGAGGCAGAGATTGAGAAGCTGAACAAAGAGCTGGCCCTCAAGAACAAGGAGATTGATAAGGACAAGAAGCGCATGGACCGTGTTGAGGATGAACTCAAGGACAAAAAGAAGGAGTTGGGCAAGATGATGCGGGAGCAGCAGCAGATCGAGAAAGAGATCAA GGAAAAAGACTCGGAGCTGAACCAGAAGCGGCCGCAATACATCAAGGCCAAGGAGAACACGGCTCACAAGATCAAAAAGCTGGAGGCAGCCAAGAAGTCACTGCAGAATGCACAGAAGCAGTATAAGAAACGCAAGGGTGACATGGATGAGCTAGAGAAGGAGATGGGGGCAGTGGAAAAGGCACGGCAGGAGTTCGAGGAGCGCATGGAAGAGgaaagccagagccagggccgcgACCTCACCCTTGAGGAGAACCAG GTGAAGAAGTACCACCGGCTGAAGGAGGAGGCTAGTAAGCGGGCAGCCACGCTGGCCCAGGAACTGGAGAAGTTCAACCGGGACCAGAAGGCTGACCAGGACCGACTTGACTTGGAGGAACGCAAGAAGGTGGAGACCGAG gccAAGATCAAGCAGAAGCTGCGGGAAATTGAGGAGAACCAGAAACGCATTGAGAAGCTGGAGGAGTATATCGCTACCAGCAA GCAGTCATTGGAGGAACAGAAGAAGCTGGAGGGGGAGCTGACGGAGGGGGTGGAGTTGGCCAAGCGCCGCATTGATGAAATCAACAAGGAGCTGAACCAGGTGATGGAGCAGCTGGGGGATGCCCGCATTGACCGCCAGGAAAGCAGCCGTCAGCAGCGCAAGGCAGAGATCATGGAGAGCATCAAACGCCTCTACCCTGGCTCTGTG tatGGGCGGCTGATCGACCTATGCCAGCCCACACAGAAGAAGTACCAGATTGCTGTGACCAAGGTGTTGGGCAAGAACATGGATGCCATCATTGTAGACTCAGAGAAGACAGGCCGGGACTGCATCCAGTATATCAAGGAACAGCGCGGCGAGCCTGAGACCTTCTTGCCCCTCGACTACCTTGAG GTGAAGCCGACAGATGAGAAGCTGCGGGAGCTGAAGGGGGCCAAGCTGGTGATTGACGTGATTCGTTACGAGCCGCCTCACATCAAGAAGGCTCTGCAATATGCCTGCGGCAATGCTCTTGTGTGCGATAATGTGGAGGATGCACGGCGCATTGCCTTTGGTGGCCACCAGCGCCACAAG aCAGTGGCACTGGATGGGACACTATTCCAGAAGTCAGGTGTGATCTCAGGTGGTGCCAGCGATCTCAAAGCCAAGGCGCGGCGCTGGGATGAGAAGGCTGTCGACAAgttgaaagagaagaaagagaggcTCACTGAGGAGCTCAAG GAGCAGATGAAAGCTAAGCGGAAGGAAGCAGAGCTGCGGCAGGTGCAGTCCCAGGCCCATGGGCTCCAGATGCGCCTCAAATATTCACAGAGTGACCTGGAGCAGACCAAGACGCGGCACCTTGCCCTCAATCTCCAG GAGAAGTCGAAGCTAGAGAGTGAGCTGGCCAACTTCGGGCCCCGCATCAATGACATCAAGCGCATTATCCAGGGCCGTGAGCGGGAAATGAAGGATCTCAAGGAGAAGATGAACCAG GTGGAGGATGAGGTCTTTGAGGAATTCTGTCGGGAGATCGGGGTCCGGAATATTCGGGAGTTcgaggaggagaaggtgaagcGGCAGAATGAGATTGCCAAGAAGAG GCTGGAGTTTGAGAACCAGAAGACACGGCTGGGCATCCAGCTGGACTTTGAGAAGAACCAGCTCAAGGAGGATCAGGAGAAGGTGACCATGTGGGAGCAGAGCGTGCGCAAGGATGAGGCAGAGATTGAGAAGCTTAAGAAG GAGGAGCAGCGGCACATGAAGATCATCGATGAGACAATGGCGCAACTCCAAGACCTGAAGAACCAGCACCTGGCTAAGAAGTCAGAGGTGAACGACAAGAACCATGAGATGGAGGAGATCCGCAAGAAGCTGGGTGGAGCCAACAA GGAAATGACACACTTGCAGAAGGAGGTAACAGCCATTGAGACAAAGTTGGAGCAGAAACGCAGCGATCGCCACAACCTGCTGCAGGCCTGCAAGATGCAGGACATCAAGCTGCCCCTAGCCAAGGGCACCATGGATGACATCAGCCAGGAAGAG GGTGGAGCAcatggggaagaggctgggggcagctcccagcgcACATCGTCCATGTATGCACGCGAGGCTCTCATTGAGATAGACTACAGCGACCTCTCTGATGAGCTCAAG gaTGCACAGGCAGAAGATGAGATCCGGCAGGAGatggcacagctgcagcagcggctGACTGAGCAGCAGAGTGTGCTGCAGCGCATTGCTGCACCCAACATGAAGGCCATGGAGAAGCTCGAGAGTGTGCGCGACAAATTCCAGGAGACCTCTGATG AGTTTGAAGCGGCCCGGAAGCGGGCCAAGAAGGCAAAGCAGGCATTTGAGCAGATCAAGAAGGAGCGGTTTGACCGCTTCAATGCCTGTTTCGAGTCTGTGGCCACCAACATTGATGAGATCTACAAGGCCCTGTCCCGCAACAGCTCTGCCCAG GCCTTCTTAGGGCCTGAGAACCCTGAGGAGCCCTATCTGGATGGGATCAACTATAACTGTGTGGCCCCTGGCAAGCGGTTCCGGCCCATGGACAACCTGTCGGGGGGGGAGAAGACTGtggctgcccttgccctgcttttCGCCATCCACAG ttataaGCCAGCCCCCTTCTTTGTCCTGGATGAGATTGATGCAGCACTGGACAACACCAACATTGGAAAG GTGGCCAACTATATCAAGGAGCAGTCGACCTGCAACTTCCAGGCAATTGTGATCTCACTCAAGGAGGAGTTCTACACAAAGGCTGAGAGCCTCATCGGGGTCTATCCGGAG CAAGGCGACTGCGTCATCAGCAAGGTCCTGACCTTTGACCTCACCAAGTACCCTGAtgccaaccccaaccccaacgaACAATAG
- the SMC1A gene encoding structural maintenance of chromosomes protein 1A isoform X1, with protein sequence MGFLKLIEIENFKSYKGRQIIGPFRRFTAIIGPNGSGKSNLMDAISFVLGEKTSNLRVKTLRDLIHGAPVGKPAASRAYVSMVYAEDGAEDRTFARVIVGSSSEYKINNRVVQLSEYSEELEKLGILIKARNFLVFQGAVESIAMKNPKERTALFEEISRAGELAPEYDKRKKEMVKAEEDTQFNYHRKKNIAAERKEAKQEKEEADRYQRLKDEVVRAQVQLQLFKLYHNEAEIEKLNKELALKNKEIDKDKKRMDRVEDELKDKKKELGKMMREQQQIEKEIKEKDSELNQKRPQYIKAKENTAHKIKKLEAAKKSLQNAQKQYKKRKGDMDELEKEMGAVEKARQEFEERMEEESQSQGRDLTLEENQVKKYHRLKEEASKRAATLAQELEKFNRDQKADQDRLDLEERKKVETEAKIKQKLREIEENQKRIEKLEEYIATSKQSLEEQKKLEGELTEGVELAKRRIDEINKELNQVMEQLGDARIDRQESSRQQRKAEIMESIKRLYPGSVYGRLIDLCQPTQKKYQIAVTKVLGKNMDAIIVDSEKTGRDCIQYIKEQRGEPETFLPLDYLEVKPTDEKLRELKGAKLVIDVIRYEPPHIKKALQYACGNALVCDNVEDARRIAFGGHQRHKTVALDGTLFQKSGVISGGASDLKAKARRWDEKAVDKLKEKKERLTEELKEQMKAKRKEAELRQVQSQAHGLQMRLKYSQSDLEQTKTRHLALNLQEKSKLESELANFGPRINDIKRIIQGREREMKDLKEKMNQVEDEVFEEFCREIGVRNIREFEEEKVKRQNEIAKKRLEFENQKTRLGIQLDFEKNQLKEDQEKVTMWEQSVRKDEAEIEKLKKEEQRHMKIIDETMAQLQDLKNQHLAKKSEVNDKNHEMEEIRKKLGGANKEMTHLQKEVTAIETKLEQKRSDRHNLLQACKMQDIKLPLAKGTMDDISQEEGGAHGEEAGGSSQRTSSMYAREALIEIDYSDLSDELKDAQAEDEIRQEMAQLQQRLTEQQSVLQRIAAPNMKAMEKLESVRDKFQETSDEFEAARKRAKKAKQAFEQIKKERFDRFNACFESVATNIDEIYKALSRNSSAQAFLGPENPEEPYLDGINYNCVAPGKRFRPMDNLSGGEKTVAALALLFAIHSYKPAPFFVLDEIDAALDNTNIGKVANYIKEQSTCNFQAIVISLKEEFYTKAESLIGVYPEQGDCVISKVLTFDLTKYPDANPNPNEQ encoded by the exons ATGGGATTCCTCAAGCTGATCGAGATCGAGAACTTTAAGTCCTACAAAGGGCGGCAAATCATCGGGCCTTTCCGCCGCTTCACAGCCATCATCGGGCCCAACGGCTCCG ggaagTCAAACTTGATGGATGCCATCAGCTTCGTGCTGGGTGAGAAGACAAGCAACCTGCGGGTGAAGACTCTGCGGGACCTAATCCATGGGGCACCAGTAGGGAAGCCGGCTGCCAGCCGCGCCTATGTCAGCATGGTGTACGCGGAGGATGGCGCTGAGGATCGCACCTTTGCACGTGTCATCGTTG GCAGCTCCTCAGAGTACAAGATCAACAACCGGGTGGTGCAGTTGAGTGAATATAGTGAGGAGCTAGAGAAGCTGGGCATCCTCATCAAGGCGCGCAACTTCCTTGTCTTTCAG ggggcagtggagtCGATTGCCATGAAGAACCCCAAGGAGCGCACAGCACTCTTTGAGGAGATCAGCCgggctggggagctggctccTGAGTATGACAAGCGCAAGAAGGAGATGGTGAAGGCTGAAGAGGACACACAGTTCAACTACCATCGCAAGAAAAACATAGCTGCAGAGCGCAAGGAGGCCaagcaggagaaggaagag GCGGACCGGTACCAGCGGCTGAAGGATGAGGTGGTACGAgcccaggtgcagctgcagctctttAAGCTGTATCACAATGAGGCAGAGATTGAGAAGCTGAACAAAGAGCTGGCCCTCAAGAACAAGGAGATTGATAAGGACAAGAAGCGCATGGACCGTGTTGAGGATGAACTCAAGGACAAAAAGAAGGAGTTGGGCAAGATGATGCGGGAGCAGCAGCAGATCGAGAAAGAGATCAA GGAAAAAGACTCGGAGCTGAACCAGAAGCGGCCGCAATACATCAAGGCCAAGGAGAACACGGCTCACAAGATCAAAAAGCTGGAGGCAGCCAAGAAGTCACTGCAGAATGCACAGAAGCAGTATAAGAAACGCAAGGGTGACATGGATGAGCTAGAGAAGGAGATGGGGGCAGTGGAAAAGGCACGGCAGGAGTTCGAGGAGCGCATGGAAGAGgaaagccagagccagggccgcgACCTCACCCTTGAGGAGAACCAG GTGAAGAAGTACCACCGGCTGAAGGAGGAGGCTAGTAAGCGGGCAGCCACGCTGGCCCAGGAACTGGAGAAGTTCAACCGGGACCAGAAGGCTGACCAGGACCGACTTGACTTGGAGGAACGCAAGAAGGTGGAGACCGAG gccAAGATCAAGCAGAAGCTGCGGGAAATTGAGGAGAACCAGAAACGCATTGAGAAGCTGGAGGAGTATATCGCTACCAGCAA GCAGTCATTGGAGGAACAGAAGAAGCTGGAGGGGGAGCTGACGGAGGGGGTGGAGTTGGCCAAGCGCCGCATTGATGAAATCAACAAGGAGCTGAACCAGGTGATGGAGCAGCTGGGGGATGCCCGCATTGACCGCCAGGAAAGCAGCCGTCAGCAGCGCAAGGCAGAGATCATGGAGAGCATCAAACGCCTCTACCCTGGCTCTGTG tatGGGCGGCTGATCGACCTATGCCAGCCCACACAGAAGAAGTACCAGATTGCTGTGACCAAGGTGTTGGGCAAGAACATGGATGCCATCATTGTAGACTCAGAGAAGACAGGCCGGGACTGCATCCAGTATATCAAGGAACAGCGCGGCGAGCCTGAGACCTTCTTGCCCCTCGACTACCTTGAG GTGAAGCCGACAGATGAGAAGCTGCGGGAGCTGAAGGGGGCCAAGCTGGTGATTGACGTGATTCGTTACGAGCCGCCTCACATCAAGAAGGCTCTGCAATATGCCTGCGGCAATGCTCTTGTGTGCGATAATGTGGAGGATGCACGGCGCATTGCCTTTGGTGGCCACCAGCGCCACAAG aCAGTGGCACTGGATGGGACACTATTCCAGAAGTCAGGTGTGATCTCAGGTGGTGCCAGCGATCTCAAAGCCAAGGCGCGGCGCTGGGATGAGAAGGCTGTCGACAAgttgaaagagaagaaagagaggcTCACTGAGGAGCTCAAG GAGCAGATGAAAGCTAAGCGGAAGGAAGCAGAGCTGCGGCAGGTGCAGTCCCAGGCCCATGGGCTCCAGATGCGCCTCAAATATTCACAGAGTGACCTGGAGCAGACCAAGACGCGGCACCTTGCCCTCAATCTCCAG GAGAAGTCGAAGCTAGAGAGTGAGCTGGCCAACTTCGGGCCCCGCATCAATGACATCAAGCGCATTATCCAGGGCCGTGAGCGGGAAATGAAGGATCTCAAGGAGAAGATGAACCAG GTGGAGGATGAGGTCTTTGAGGAATTCTGTCGGGAGATCGGGGTCCGGAATATTCGGGAGTTcgaggaggagaaggtgaagcGGCAGAATGAGATTGCCAAGAAGAG GCTGGAGTTTGAGAACCAGAAGACACGGCTGGGCATCCAGCTGGACTTTGAGAAGAACCAGCTCAAGGAGGATCAGGAGAAGGTGACCATGTGGGAGCAGAGCGTGCGCAAGGATGAGGCAGAGATTGAGAAGCTTAAGAAG GAGGAGCAGCGGCACATGAAGATCATCGATGAGACAATGGCGCAACTCCAAGACCTGAAGAACCAGCACCTGGCTAAGAAGTCAGAGGTGAACGACAAGAACCATGAGATGGAGGAGATCCGCAAGAAGCTGGGTGGAGCCAACAA GGAAATGACACACTTGCAGAAGGAGGTAACAGCCATTGAGACAAAGTTGGAGCAGAAACGCAGCGATCGCCACAACCTGCTGCAGGCCTGCAAGATGCAGGACATCAAGCTGCCCCTAGCCAAGGGCACCATGGATGACATCAGCCAGGAAGAG GGTGGAGCAcatggggaagaggctgggggcagctcccagcgcACATCGTCCATGTATGCACGCGAGGCTCTCATTGAGATAGACTACAGCGACCTCTCTGATGAGCTCAAG gaTGCACAGGCAGAAGATGAGATCCGGCAGGAGatggcacagctgcagcagcggctGACTGAGCAGCAGAGTGTGCTGCAGCGCATTGCTGCACCCAACATGAAGGCCATGGAGAAGCTCGAGAGTGTGCGCGACAAATTCCAGGAGACCTCTGATG AGTTTGAAGCGGCCCGGAAGCGGGCCAAGAAGGCAAAGCAGGCATTTGAGCAGATCAAGAAGGAGCGGTTTGACCGCTTCAATGCCTGTTTCGAGTCTGTGGCCACCAACATTGATGAGATCTACAAGGCCCTGTCCCGCAACAGCTCTGCCCAG GCCTTCTTAGGGCCTGAGAACCCTGAGGAGCCCTATCTGGATGGGATCAACTATAACTGTGTGGCCCCTGGCAAGCGGTTCCGGCCCATGGACAACCTGTCGGGGGGGGAGAAGACTGtggctgcccttgccctgcttttCGCCATCCACAG ttataaGCCAGCCCCCTTCTTTGTCCTGGATGAGATTGATGCAGCACTGGACAACACCAACATTGGAAAG GTGGCCAACTATATCAAGGAGCAGTCGACCTGCAACTTCCAGGCAATTGTGATCTCACTCAAGGAGGAGTTCTACACAAAGGCTGAGAGCCTCATCGGGGTCTATCCGGAG CAAGGCGACTGCGTCATCAGCAAGGTCCTGACCTTTGACCTCACCAAGTACCCTGAtgccaaccccaaccccaacgaACAATAG
- the SMC1A gene encoding structural maintenance of chromosomes protein 1A isoform X3 has protein sequence MKNPKERTALFEEISRAGELAPEYDKRKKEMVKAEEDTQFNYHRKKNIAAERKEAKQEKEEADRYQRLKDEVVRAQVQLQLFKLYHNEAEIEKLNKELALKNKEIDKDKKRMDRVEDELKDKKKELGKMMREQQQIEKEIKEKDSELNQKRPQYIKAKENTAHKIKKLEAAKKSLQNAQKQYKKRKGDMDELEKEMGAVEKARQEFEERMEEESQSQGRDLTLEENQVKKYHRLKEEASKRAATLAQELEKFNRDQKADQDRLDLEERKKVETEAKIKQKLREIEENQKRIEKLEEYIATSKQSLEEQKKLEGELTEGVELAKRRIDEINKELNQVMEQLGDARIDRQESSRQQRKAEIMESIKRLYPGSVYGRLIDLCQPTQKKYQIAVTKVLGKNMDAIIVDSEKTGRDCIQYIKEQRGEPETFLPLDYLEVKPTDEKLRELKGAKLVIDVIRYEPPHIKKALQYACGNALVCDNVEDARRIAFGGHQRHKTVALDGTLFQKSGVISGGASDLKAKARRWDEKAVDKLKEKKERLTEELKEQMKAKRKEAELRQVQSQAHGLQMRLKYSQSDLEQTKTRHLALNLQEKSKLESELANFGPRINDIKRIIQGREREMKDLKEKMNQVEDEVFEEFCREIGVRNIREFEEEKVKRQNEIAKKRLEFENQKTRLGIQLDFEKNQLKEDQEKVTMWEQSVRKDEAEIEKLKKEEQRHMKIIDETMAQLQDLKNQHLAKKSEVNDKNHEMEEIRKKLGGANKEMTHLQKEVTAIETKLEQKRSDRHNLLQACKMQDIKLPLAKGTMDDISQEEGGAHGEEAGGSSQRTSSMYAREALIEIDYSDLSDELKDAQAEDEIRQEMAQLQQRLTEQQSVLQRIAAPNMKAMEKLESVRDKFQETSDEFEAARKRAKKAKQAFEQIKKERFDRFNACFESVATNIDEIYKALSRNSSAQAFLGPENPEEPYLDGINYNCVAPGKRFRPMDNLSGGEKTVAALALLFAIHSYKPAPFFVLDEIDAALDNTNIGKVANYIKEQSTCNFQAIVISLKEEFYTKAESLIGVYPEQGDCVISKVLTFDLTKYPDANPNPNEQ, from the exons ATGAAGAACCCCAAGGAGCGCACAGCACTCTTTGAGGAGATCAGCCgggctggggagctggctccTGAGTATGACAAGCGCAAGAAGGAGATGGTGAAGGCTGAAGAGGACACACAGTTCAACTACCATCGCAAGAAAAACATAGCTGCAGAGCGCAAGGAGGCCaagcaggagaaggaagag GCGGACCGGTACCAGCGGCTGAAGGATGAGGTGGTACGAgcccaggtgcagctgcagctctttAAGCTGTATCACAATGAGGCAGAGATTGAGAAGCTGAACAAAGAGCTGGCCCTCAAGAACAAGGAGATTGATAAGGACAAGAAGCGCATGGACCGTGTTGAGGATGAACTCAAGGACAAAAAGAAGGAGTTGGGCAAGATGATGCGGGAGCAGCAGCAGATCGAGAAAGAGATCAA GGAAAAAGACTCGGAGCTGAACCAGAAGCGGCCGCAATACATCAAGGCCAAGGAGAACACGGCTCACAAGATCAAAAAGCTGGAGGCAGCCAAGAAGTCACTGCAGAATGCACAGAAGCAGTATAAGAAACGCAAGGGTGACATGGATGAGCTAGAGAAGGAGATGGGGGCAGTGGAAAAGGCACGGCAGGAGTTCGAGGAGCGCATGGAAGAGgaaagccagagccagggccgcgACCTCACCCTTGAGGAGAACCAG GTGAAGAAGTACCACCGGCTGAAGGAGGAGGCTAGTAAGCGGGCAGCCACGCTGGCCCAGGAACTGGAGAAGTTCAACCGGGACCAGAAGGCTGACCAGGACCGACTTGACTTGGAGGAACGCAAGAAGGTGGAGACCGAG gccAAGATCAAGCAGAAGCTGCGGGAAATTGAGGAGAACCAGAAACGCATTGAGAAGCTGGAGGAGTATATCGCTACCAGCAA GCAGTCATTGGAGGAACAGAAGAAGCTGGAGGGGGAGCTGACGGAGGGGGTGGAGTTGGCCAAGCGCCGCATTGATGAAATCAACAAGGAGCTGAACCAGGTGATGGAGCAGCTGGGGGATGCCCGCATTGACCGCCAGGAAAGCAGCCGTCAGCAGCGCAAGGCAGAGATCATGGAGAGCATCAAACGCCTCTACCCTGGCTCTGTG tatGGGCGGCTGATCGACCTATGCCAGCCCACACAGAAGAAGTACCAGATTGCTGTGACCAAGGTGTTGGGCAAGAACATGGATGCCATCATTGTAGACTCAGAGAAGACAGGCCGGGACTGCATCCAGTATATCAAGGAACAGCGCGGCGAGCCTGAGACCTTCTTGCCCCTCGACTACCTTGAG GTGAAGCCGACAGATGAGAAGCTGCGGGAGCTGAAGGGGGCCAAGCTGGTGATTGACGTGATTCGTTACGAGCCGCCTCACATCAAGAAGGCTCTGCAATATGCCTGCGGCAATGCTCTTGTGTGCGATAATGTGGAGGATGCACGGCGCATTGCCTTTGGTGGCCACCAGCGCCACAAG aCAGTGGCACTGGATGGGACACTATTCCAGAAGTCAGGTGTGATCTCAGGTGGTGCCAGCGATCTCAAAGCCAAGGCGCGGCGCTGGGATGAGAAGGCTGTCGACAAgttgaaagagaagaaagagaggcTCACTGAGGAGCTCAAG GAGCAGATGAAAGCTAAGCGGAAGGAAGCAGAGCTGCGGCAGGTGCAGTCCCAGGCCCATGGGCTCCAGATGCGCCTCAAATATTCACAGAGTGACCTGGAGCAGACCAAGACGCGGCACCTTGCCCTCAATCTCCAG GAGAAGTCGAAGCTAGAGAGTGAGCTGGCCAACTTCGGGCCCCGCATCAATGACATCAAGCGCATTATCCAGGGCCGTGAGCGGGAAATGAAGGATCTCAAGGAGAAGATGAACCAG GTGGAGGATGAGGTCTTTGAGGAATTCTGTCGGGAGATCGGGGTCCGGAATATTCGGGAGTTcgaggaggagaaggtgaagcGGCAGAATGAGATTGCCAAGAAGAG GCTGGAGTTTGAGAACCAGAAGACACGGCTGGGCATCCAGCTGGACTTTGAGAAGAACCAGCTCAAGGAGGATCAGGAGAAGGTGACCATGTGGGAGCAGAGCGTGCGCAAGGATGAGGCAGAGATTGAGAAGCTTAAGAAG GAGGAGCAGCGGCACATGAAGATCATCGATGAGACAATGGCGCAACTCCAAGACCTGAAGAACCAGCACCTGGCTAAGAAGTCAGAGGTGAACGACAAGAACCATGAGATGGAGGAGATCCGCAAGAAGCTGGGTGGAGCCAACAA GGAAATGACACACTTGCAGAAGGAGGTAACAGCCATTGAGACAAAGTTGGAGCAGAAACGCAGCGATCGCCACAACCTGCTGCAGGCCTGCAAGATGCAGGACATCAAGCTGCCCCTAGCCAAGGGCACCATGGATGACATCAGCCAGGAAGAG GGTGGAGCAcatggggaagaggctgggggcagctcccagcgcACATCGTCCATGTATGCACGCGAGGCTCTCATTGAGATAGACTACAGCGACCTCTCTGATGAGCTCAAG gaTGCACAGGCAGAAGATGAGATCCGGCAGGAGatggcacagctgcagcagcggctGACTGAGCAGCAGAGTGTGCTGCAGCGCATTGCTGCACCCAACATGAAGGCCATGGAGAAGCTCGAGAGTGTGCGCGACAAATTCCAGGAGACCTCTGATG AGTTTGAAGCGGCCCGGAAGCGGGCCAAGAAGGCAAAGCAGGCATTTGAGCAGATCAAGAAGGAGCGGTTTGACCGCTTCAATGCCTGTTTCGAGTCTGTGGCCACCAACATTGATGAGATCTACAAGGCCCTGTCCCGCAACAGCTCTGCCCAG GCCTTCTTAGGGCCTGAGAACCCTGAGGAGCCCTATCTGGATGGGATCAACTATAACTGTGTGGCCCCTGGCAAGCGGTTCCGGCCCATGGACAACCTGTCGGGGGGGGAGAAGACTGtggctgcccttgccctgcttttCGCCATCCACAG ttataaGCCAGCCCCCTTCTTTGTCCTGGATGAGATTGATGCAGCACTGGACAACACCAACATTGGAAAG GTGGCCAACTATATCAAGGAGCAGTCGACCTGCAACTTCCAGGCAATTGTGATCTCACTCAAGGAGGAGTTCTACACAAAGGCTGAGAGCCTCATCGGGGTCTATCCGGAG CAAGGCGACTGCGTCATCAGCAAGGTCCTGACCTTTGACCTCACCAAGTACCCTGAtgccaaccccaaccccaacgaACAATAG